The Agelaius phoeniceus isolate bAgePho1 chromosome 4, bAgePho1.hap1, whole genome shotgun sequence genome includes a region encoding these proteins:
- the PLK4 gene encoding serine/threonine-protein kinase PLK4 isoform X2 yields MATCIGERIEDFKVGNLLGKGSFAGVYRAVSLKTGLEVAIKMIDKKAMHKVGMVQRVQNEVKIHCQLKHPSILELYNYFEDSNYVYLILEICHNGEMSRYIKNRKKPFSEDEARHFLHQIITGMLYLHSHGILHRDLTLSNILLTSNMNVKIADFGLATQLKMPHEKHYTMCGTPNYISPEIATRSPHGLESDVWSLGCMFYTLLIGKPPFDTDTVRNTLNKVVLADYEMPAFLSREAQDLIHRLLRKNPADRLSLSSVLDHPFMARGGSARSRDLGSSEDSMDSGNATISTTFMGSSSISTSGSLKEKKKLLVGQPLPNKITFFPTNKNSSNNSSGDGSGSFQQWGIQGKETGGSGRGRSAQPAEERPHSRYLRRAHSSDRSGTSHSHTQGISNIMDRCHSLEVLSKPKIGTRENTEYFSPANSYTDIGEIFKEKTSSTSGSFEEQISPPVKDQPHPNYLCPVKPQVGLLEQKSQAETMQQWLGSMQTNDALGLPADLSGKSNAQGGFRYHLDVQQDAPRNAWNTLKDIRNHGASGDCPHSLNQRNPKQCIPGVVCKNEKIQPGLWLNSRMTCGLWSAPEQNQTCGQEPSAHQKPTLRSVVSPLTAHRLKPIRQKTKNAVVSILDTGEVCMEFLKEHRSQELVKEVLRISCDGNMIAVYHPNEGRGFLLDDRPPPPPEGICTYNFDNLPEKYWKKYQYAAKFVQLVRTKTPKVTFYTRYAKCMLMENSPPADVEICFYDGAKIHKTAGLTRVIEKSGKSFTLKGESEAGLKKEIQAYMDHANEGHRICLALECAVLEEEKRSGSAPFFPIIVGRKPGNTESPLAVAPPLLDKTNYSKEAVAVDRNQAASSTPVQTPNCAPVVPCEKPAFLTNTVEKTCSSGHPTECSPNSAQLVKSVFVKNVGWASQLTSGAVWVQFNDGSQLVAQAGVSSITYTSPEGQTSRYGEDDKLPEYITEKLHCLSSILVMFTNPAGPH; encoded by the exons ATGGCGACCTGCATCGGCGAGAGGATAGAG GATTTCAAGGTGGGGAACCTCCTGGGGAAGGGCTCCTTCGCGGGGGTCTACAGAGCAGTGTCCCTGAAAACCGGCCTGGAAGTGGCCATCAAAATG ATAGACAAAAAAGCCATGCACAAAGTTGGAATGGTACAGAGGGTTCAGAATGAGGTGAAAATACATTGTCAGCTAAAGCATCCATCTATACTCGAG ctttatAACTATTTTGAAGATAGCAACTATGTGTACTTGATACTTGAGATATGTCACAATGGAGAAATGAGCAGATAcataaagaacagaaagaaaccCTTTTCAGAAGATGaag CGCGACACTTCCTGCACCAGATTATCACGGGCATGCTGTACCTCCATTCCCACGGAATACTGCACCGGGACCTCACCCTCTCCAATATCTTACTCACCAGCAACATGAACGTCAAGATTGCTGATTTTGGCTTGGCCACTCAGCTGAAGATGCCTCATGAGAAGCATTACACCATGTGTGGAACTCCCAATTACATCTCCCCGGAGATCGCCACGAGGAGCCCGCACGGGCTGGAGTCGGACGTGTGGTCTCTGGGCTGCATGTTTTACACCCTGCTCATTGGCAAGCCGCCGTTTGACACGGACACGGTGAGGAACACGCTGAACAAAGTGGTGCTGGCAGATTATGAGATGCCGGCCTTCTTGTCCAGAGAGGCCCAGGACCTCATTCACAGGCTACTGCGCAAAAACCCCGCGGATCGCTTGAGCCTTTCCTCCGTCTTGGATCATCCTTTTATGGCCAGGGGGGGCTCTGCACGGAGCAGAGATCTGGGAAGCTCAGAAGATTCCATGGACAGTGGAAATGCCACCATCTCTACGACCTTCATGGGCTCTTCCAGCATCAGTACCAGCGGTAGcttgaaggaaaagaagaagctGTTAGTTGGACAGCCACTCccaaataaaattactttttttcctacaaaCAAGAATTCCAGTAATAATTCATCAGGAGATGGAAGTGGTTCTTTCCAACAGTGGGGAATTCAGGGAAAGGAAACTGGAGGAAGTGGCAGGGGAAGAAGCGCGCAGCCTGCCGAGGAGAGGCCACATTCCCGCTACCTCCGAAGAGCCCACTCCTCAGACAGGTCTGGCACATCCCACAGCCACACTCAGGGCATATCCAACATCATGGATCGATGTCACTCCTTGGAAGTGCTTTCCAAGCCTAAAATAGGAACAAGGGAGAACACAGAATACTTTTCACCTGCCAACAGCTATACTGATATAGGAGAAATATTTAAGGAGAAGACTTCTAGTACTTCTGGTTCTTTTGAAGAGCAGATATCTCCACCTGTAAAAGACCAACCACA CCCAAATTATCTGTGCCCAGTGAAGCCCCAGGTTGGTTTGTTAGAGCAGAAGTCCCAGGCTGAGACAATGCAGCAGTGGCTTGGAAGCATGCAAACAAATG ATGCTCTGGGACTGCCTGCAGACCTGAGTGGCAAGAGTAACGCCCAGGGAGGCTTTCGGTACCACCTGGATGTGCAGCAGGATGCACCAAGGAATGCATGGAACACCTTAAAAGACATAAGGAATCATGGAGCCTCTGGGGACTGTCCACATTCTTTAAACCAGAGAAACCCAAAGCAATGCATCCCTGGAGTTGTctgcaaaaatgagaaaattcagCCTGGTCTCTGGCTGAACTCCAGAATGACATGTGGCCTTTGGTCAGCTCCAGAGCAAAACCAAACTTGTGGCCAAGAACCATCAGCACACCAGAAACCTACACTGAGAAGTGTTGTGTCACCTCTCACTGCTCACAGGCTGAAACCCATCAGGCAGAAAACCAAAAATGCAGTG GTGAGCATTCTAGATACTGGGGAAGTGTGTATGGAGTTTCTGAAAGAACACCGCTCGCAGGAACTTGTAAAAGAAGTTCTCAGAATATCTTGTGATGGAAATATG ATTGCAGTTTATCATCCAAATGAAGGAAGAGGTTTCCTTCTTGATGAcagacctcctcctcctcctgaagGCATCTGCACGTATAATTTTGACAACTTGCCAG aaaAGTACTGGAAAAAATACCAGTATGCAGCTAAGTTTGTGCAGTTGGTGagaacaaaaacccccaaagtgACGTTTTATACAAGATATGCCAAGTGCATGTTGATGGAAAATTCACCCCCTGCAGATGTTGAAATTTGTTTTTATGATG GAGCAAAGATCCATAAGACAGCTGGTTTAACTCGTGTGATTGAAAAGTCAGGGAAATCCTTCACTTTGAAAGGAGAAAGCGAAGCAGGGTTGAAGAAGGAAATCCAGGCTTACATGGATCATGCAAATGAG GGACATCGTATATGCCTTGCACTGGAATGTGCTGTTttggaagaagagaaaaggagtgGAAGTGCTCCATTTTTTCCAATAATTGTTGGAAG aaaaccTGGTAATACTGAATCACCACTGGCTGTAGCACCTCCACTGTTGGACAAGACAAACTATTCAAAAGAAGCTGTGGCAGTGGATAGAAATCAAGCTGCCAGTTCTACTCCAGTTCAGACTCCAAACTGTGCTCCT GTGGTGCCCTGTGAAAAGCCTGCATTTCTGACTAACACTGTTGAAAAGACCTGCTCCTCTGGTCATCCAACGGAATGCagcccaaattcagcccaacTTGTCAAGTCTGTTTTTGTGAAAAATGTTGGTTGGGCTTCTCAG CTGACCAGTGGAGCAGTATGGGTTCAGTTCAATGATGGATCCCAGCTGGTAGCCCAAGCAGGTGTCTCCTCCATCACTTACACTTCTCCAGAGGGCCAGACAAGCAG GTATGGAGAAGATGATAAGTTGCCAGAATACATCACAGAGAAGCTGCACTGTCTGTCTTCTATTCTTGTAATGTTTACCAATCCAGCTGGTCCTCACTGA
- the PLK4 gene encoding serine/threonine-protein kinase PLK4 isoform X1 — protein sequence MRRGWLCGPAGPRRRRAPESSLQDFKVGNLLGKGSFAGVYRAVSLKTGLEVAIKMIDKKAMHKVGMVQRVQNEVKIHCQLKHPSILELYNYFEDSNYVYLILEICHNGEMSRYIKNRKKPFSEDEARHFLHQIITGMLYLHSHGILHRDLTLSNILLTSNMNVKIADFGLATQLKMPHEKHYTMCGTPNYISPEIATRSPHGLESDVWSLGCMFYTLLIGKPPFDTDTVRNTLNKVVLADYEMPAFLSREAQDLIHRLLRKNPADRLSLSSVLDHPFMARGGSARSRDLGSSEDSMDSGNATISTTFMGSSSISTSGSLKEKKKLLVGQPLPNKITFFPTNKNSSNNSSGDGSGSFQQWGIQGKETGGSGRGRSAQPAEERPHSRYLRRAHSSDRSGTSHSHTQGISNIMDRCHSLEVLSKPKIGTRENTEYFSPANSYTDIGEIFKEKTSSTSGSFEEQISPPVKDQPHPNYLCPVKPQVGLLEQKSQAETMQQWLGSMQTNDALGLPADLSGKSNAQGGFRYHLDVQQDAPRNAWNTLKDIRNHGASGDCPHSLNQRNPKQCIPGVVCKNEKIQPGLWLNSRMTCGLWSAPEQNQTCGQEPSAHQKPTLRSVVSPLTAHRLKPIRQKTKNAVVSILDTGEVCMEFLKEHRSQELVKEVLRISCDGNMIAVYHPNEGRGFLLDDRPPPPPEGICTYNFDNLPEKYWKKYQYAAKFVQLVRTKTPKVTFYTRYAKCMLMENSPPADVEICFYDGAKIHKTAGLTRVIEKSGKSFTLKGESEAGLKKEIQAYMDHANEGHRICLALECAVLEEEKRSGSAPFFPIIVGRKPGNTESPLAVAPPLLDKTNYSKEAVAVDRNQAASSTPVQTPNCAPVVPCEKPAFLTNTVEKTCSSGHPTECSPNSAQLVKSVFVKNVGWASQLTSGAVWVQFNDGSQLVAQAGVSSITYTSPEGQTSRYGEDDKLPEYITEKLHCLSSILVMFTNPAGPH from the exons ATGCGGCGGGGGTGGCTGTGCGGgccggccgggccccgccgccgccgcgccccggAGAGCTCCCTGCAG GATTTCAAGGTGGGGAACCTCCTGGGGAAGGGCTCCTTCGCGGGGGTCTACAGAGCAGTGTCCCTGAAAACCGGCCTGGAAGTGGCCATCAAAATG ATAGACAAAAAAGCCATGCACAAAGTTGGAATGGTACAGAGGGTTCAGAATGAGGTGAAAATACATTGTCAGCTAAAGCATCCATCTATACTCGAG ctttatAACTATTTTGAAGATAGCAACTATGTGTACTTGATACTTGAGATATGTCACAATGGAGAAATGAGCAGATAcataaagaacagaaagaaaccCTTTTCAGAAGATGaag CGCGACACTTCCTGCACCAGATTATCACGGGCATGCTGTACCTCCATTCCCACGGAATACTGCACCGGGACCTCACCCTCTCCAATATCTTACTCACCAGCAACATGAACGTCAAGATTGCTGATTTTGGCTTGGCCACTCAGCTGAAGATGCCTCATGAGAAGCATTACACCATGTGTGGAACTCCCAATTACATCTCCCCGGAGATCGCCACGAGGAGCCCGCACGGGCTGGAGTCGGACGTGTGGTCTCTGGGCTGCATGTTTTACACCCTGCTCATTGGCAAGCCGCCGTTTGACACGGACACGGTGAGGAACACGCTGAACAAAGTGGTGCTGGCAGATTATGAGATGCCGGCCTTCTTGTCCAGAGAGGCCCAGGACCTCATTCACAGGCTACTGCGCAAAAACCCCGCGGATCGCTTGAGCCTTTCCTCCGTCTTGGATCATCCTTTTATGGCCAGGGGGGGCTCTGCACGGAGCAGAGATCTGGGAAGCTCAGAAGATTCCATGGACAGTGGAAATGCCACCATCTCTACGACCTTCATGGGCTCTTCCAGCATCAGTACCAGCGGTAGcttgaaggaaaagaagaagctGTTAGTTGGACAGCCACTCccaaataaaattactttttttcctacaaaCAAGAATTCCAGTAATAATTCATCAGGAGATGGAAGTGGTTCTTTCCAACAGTGGGGAATTCAGGGAAAGGAAACTGGAGGAAGTGGCAGGGGAAGAAGCGCGCAGCCTGCCGAGGAGAGGCCACATTCCCGCTACCTCCGAAGAGCCCACTCCTCAGACAGGTCTGGCACATCCCACAGCCACACTCAGGGCATATCCAACATCATGGATCGATGTCACTCCTTGGAAGTGCTTTCCAAGCCTAAAATAGGAACAAGGGAGAACACAGAATACTTTTCACCTGCCAACAGCTATACTGATATAGGAGAAATATTTAAGGAGAAGACTTCTAGTACTTCTGGTTCTTTTGAAGAGCAGATATCTCCACCTGTAAAAGACCAACCACA CCCAAATTATCTGTGCCCAGTGAAGCCCCAGGTTGGTTTGTTAGAGCAGAAGTCCCAGGCTGAGACAATGCAGCAGTGGCTTGGAAGCATGCAAACAAATG ATGCTCTGGGACTGCCTGCAGACCTGAGTGGCAAGAGTAACGCCCAGGGAGGCTTTCGGTACCACCTGGATGTGCAGCAGGATGCACCAAGGAATGCATGGAACACCTTAAAAGACATAAGGAATCATGGAGCCTCTGGGGACTGTCCACATTCTTTAAACCAGAGAAACCCAAAGCAATGCATCCCTGGAGTTGTctgcaaaaatgagaaaattcagCCTGGTCTCTGGCTGAACTCCAGAATGACATGTGGCCTTTGGTCAGCTCCAGAGCAAAACCAAACTTGTGGCCAAGAACCATCAGCACACCAGAAACCTACACTGAGAAGTGTTGTGTCACCTCTCACTGCTCACAGGCTGAAACCCATCAGGCAGAAAACCAAAAATGCAGTG GTGAGCATTCTAGATACTGGGGAAGTGTGTATGGAGTTTCTGAAAGAACACCGCTCGCAGGAACTTGTAAAAGAAGTTCTCAGAATATCTTGTGATGGAAATATG ATTGCAGTTTATCATCCAAATGAAGGAAGAGGTTTCCTTCTTGATGAcagacctcctcctcctcctgaagGCATCTGCACGTATAATTTTGACAACTTGCCAG aaaAGTACTGGAAAAAATACCAGTATGCAGCTAAGTTTGTGCAGTTGGTGagaacaaaaacccccaaagtgACGTTTTATACAAGATATGCCAAGTGCATGTTGATGGAAAATTCACCCCCTGCAGATGTTGAAATTTGTTTTTATGATG GAGCAAAGATCCATAAGACAGCTGGTTTAACTCGTGTGATTGAAAAGTCAGGGAAATCCTTCACTTTGAAAGGAGAAAGCGAAGCAGGGTTGAAGAAGGAAATCCAGGCTTACATGGATCATGCAAATGAG GGACATCGTATATGCCTTGCACTGGAATGTGCTGTTttggaagaagagaaaaggagtgGAAGTGCTCCATTTTTTCCAATAATTGTTGGAAG aaaaccTGGTAATACTGAATCACCACTGGCTGTAGCACCTCCACTGTTGGACAAGACAAACTATTCAAAAGAAGCTGTGGCAGTGGATAGAAATCAAGCTGCCAGTTCTACTCCAGTTCAGACTCCAAACTGTGCTCCT GTGGTGCCCTGTGAAAAGCCTGCATTTCTGACTAACACTGTTGAAAAGACCTGCTCCTCTGGTCATCCAACGGAATGCagcccaaattcagcccaacTTGTCAAGTCTGTTTTTGTGAAAAATGTTGGTTGGGCTTCTCAG CTGACCAGTGGAGCAGTATGGGTTCAGTTCAATGATGGATCCCAGCTGGTAGCCCAAGCAGGTGTCTCCTCCATCACTTACACTTCTCCAGAGGGCCAGACAAGCAG GTATGGAGAAGATGATAAGTTGCCAGAATACATCACAGAGAAGCTGCACTGTCTGTCTTCTATTCTTGTAATGTTTACCAATCCAGCTGGTCCTCACTGA
- the MFSD8 gene encoding major facilitator superfamily domain-containing protein 8, giving the protein MAAAGSAPEARPDGREPLLGSAGPAADEEEEEESRDVVESQEHYKSRWRSIWIMYLTMFLSSVGFSIVIMSVWPYLQKIDPTADASFLGWIIASYSIGQMVASPLFGLWSNYRPRREPLVISTAISVAANCLYAYVHVPRAHNKYYMLTARALVGFGAGNVAVVRSYIAGATSLTERTSAMANTSACQAVGFILGPVFQTCFTLIGEEGVTWKFLCLQLNMYTTPVLFGALLGVINIILIFAIFREHRVDDMGRQYKSINSDGEGSDVLDQNTEGSIDHVAVVALNVLFFVILFVFAVFETIATPLTMDMYSWTRKEAVFYNGIILSVIGIESVIVFMVVKTLSKKTGERAILHAGLLIVLIGFFILLPWGKKLPNIQWQEIKNNSIPRTAPSEMLAPFWSLPELQLPSNHTAEPVGCPVTQSWCLNTPMIYLAQYISSDVLIGLGYPVCNVMSYTLYSKVLGPKPQGVYMGWLTASGSGARILGPVFVSQIYTHLGPRWAFSLICGVVVVSLLLLEIVYKRLIAFSVRYGRMQEENC; this is encoded by the exons ATGGCGGCCGCGGGCTCCGCTCCGGAGGCGCGTCCCGACGGGCGGGAGCCCCTGCTGGGGTCCGCGGGACCCGCGGcggatgaggaggaggaagaagagagcaG GGATGTTGTGGAATCACAGGAGCACTACAAGAGCAGGTGGCGATCCATCTGGATCATGTACCTGACAATGTTTCTCAGTAGTGTAG GTTTCTCTATTGTAATTATGTCTGTGTGGCCGTATCTCCAAAAG ATTGATCCAACAGCAGATGCCAGTTTCCTGGGCTGGATTATAGCTTCATACAGCATTGGCCAAATGGTTGCTTCTCCCCTCTTTGGCCTGTGGTCCAACTACAGGCCCAGGAGAGAGCCTCTGGTCATTTCCACTGCTATTTCAGTAGCTGCTAATTGTCTCTATGCCTACGTCCACGTGCCCCGTGCCCACAACAAGTACTACATGCTGACTGCCCGTGCTCTCGTGGGGTTTGGAGCAG gcAATGTGGCTGTAGTTCGATCGTATATTGCGGGTGCCACTTCTCTGACGGAAAGAACGAGCGCCATGGCCAATACCAGTGCCTGCCAAGCAGTTGGCTTCATATTAGGCCCAG TTTTTCAGACATGTTTTACACTTATTGGAGAAGAAGGAGTAACGTGGAAATTCCTTTGTCTTCAGCTGAACATGTACACAACACCTGTGTTATTTGGAGCTCTCTTAGGAGTTATTAATATTATTCTCATCTTTGCCATATTCAG GGAGCATCGAGTGGATGACATGGGACGGCAGTACAAAAGTATCAATTCTGATGGAGAAG GAAGTGATGTTCTGGATCAGAACACAGAAGGAAGCATTGACCACGTTGCTGTGGTAGCACTCAATGTTCTCTTCTTTGTCATCCTGTTTGTGTTTGCTGTCTTTGAAAC TATAGCTACTCCACTGACAATGGATATGTATTCCTGGACCAGGAAAGAAGCTGTTTTTTATAATGGAATAATCCTTAGTGTGATTGGCATTGAATCAGTTATTGTTTTCATGGTGGTTAAAACACTGTCAAAAAA GACTGGTGAGCGTGCCATACTCCATGCAGGCTTACTGATTGTCTTGATTGGATTCTTTATCTTACTGCCTTGGGGGAAGAAACTACCAAATATCCAGTGGCAAG aaataaagaacaaCTCCATTCCCAGAACAGCCCCCAGTGAAATGTTAGCACCTTTCTGGAGtttgccagagctgcagctgccatccAATCACACAGCAGAACCCGTGGGCTGCCCTGTCACGCAGTCCTGGTGCCTGAACACTCCCATGATCTACCTGGCCCAGTACATCAGCTCTGATGTGCTCATAGGCTTGGGCTATCCTGTTTGCAATGTCATGTCCTACACTCTATACTCAAAAGTCCTAGGACCAAAGCCTCAG GGTGTCTACATGGGATGGTTGACTGCCTCTGGAAGTGGAGCAAGGATCCTTGGGCCTGTTTTTGTGAGCCAAATCTACACTCACCTGGGGCCGCGCTGGGCATTCAGCTTGATCTGTGGAGTAGTTGTAGTCTCTCTCTTACTCTTGGAGATAGTATACAAGAGACTAATTGCATTTTCTGTCAGATATGGGAGGATGCAGGAAGAGAATTGTTAA